The Clostridia bacterium genomic sequence ACGGTTTTCAGAACTGCATGGAAAGTTTAAAGGTACAGATCACTTACTATAATATTGATTCCGGTTCTATAAAGTGTTTCTCAAAAATAATTGGTATCAAAGAGTTGGAATACTTTTTCTATGAACTGGTGGATAAGTATGTTTTGTGGTTGAAAACCCTGCATGACTGGGAAGAAATAAGGAATGAATCCATCAGTAAGCTGGAATTTCCTTTTGAGACATATAGAAAAGGGCAGAGAAGTCTTTCGGCAGCTGTATATAGAGCCATAAAAGAGGAAGGAAAGCTGTTTGCTCAAGCCCCAACAGGAATTGGTAAGACTATGGCGGCTATTTTCCCGTCATTAAAGGCTATGGGGCAAGGCTATGCATCAAAGATATTTTATCTTACAGCAAAAACTATTACCAGGTCTGTAGCGGAAGCTGCTTTTGAAAGGCTGAGAAGCAAGGGGTTGAGGCTAAAAACCGTAACTATCACTGCTAAAGAAAAAATATGCTGCAACGGGGTTTTCTCATGCAAGCCTGAGAATTGTGAATTCATAAGAGGGTATTATGACAGAGTAAATGGTGCTATACAGGACATATTTGTTTTAGATTCATTTACAAGAGATACTTTGTCGGAGTATGCGCATAAACATAGAATCTGTCCATTCGAATTCTCGCTTGACATTTCGCTTTGGTCCGATTACATTATTTGTGATTATAACTATGCCTTCGATCCCGGTGTTTATCTGAAGCGGTATTTTATGCTTGGTACAGGAGACTATGTATTTCTTGTTGATGAAGCACATAATCTTGTGGATAGGGCAAGAGAAATGTTTTCAGCGTATATCGGCAAAAAAAAGGTTTTGGATCTGAAAAGAGAAGTAAAAGGTGTAAAAAATCTGGAGAAAAGTATTGGAGCTATAAATGATTTTCTGATTGGAGTAAGAAAAAAGCTTGAATGTGAGGATACACGGTCAATTGTGAAAAAAGAGCCCGATAGGGATTTTTACTCGGTTCTGAAAAAGTTTACGGTTAAAGCGGACAAGTATCTGTCCGGCAGCGAGCCTCTTCACTTCAGGGACAAGCTTTTGGAATTCTATCTTGAGGCCATGAGTTTTCTGCGTATCGCTGAATTTTTTAATGAAAGATATGTTACTTATTATGAAAGAAATACAAATGACATCATATTAAAACTCTTTTGCCTGGACCCTTCGTTTCTGTTAAACCAGGCAATGAAGAGGGCAAAAGCATCCATCCTTTTTTCTGCCACACTGTCACCAATGAAATATTTTGCAAAGATACTAGGTGGGGACGAAGAGCTTGACATTAAGGAAGAGAAGCCCGTAAGCCGTATCCGCCTGCCTTCACCTTTTCCAAGGGAGAACTTATGCATTATGATGGATCCGACTACTTCCACCCGGTATAGCACAAGGGAATTTTCATATAATAAAATTGCTTTATCCTTATATACCTTCTCAAGTAGTAAACCGGGAAACTTTCTTGTTTATTTTCCTTCGTACAGTTATATGAATGAAGTTTATGTTAGGTTTACAGGCATGAATACCGGAGTGGGAACTATCTGCCAGAAACCTGATATGACAGAATCAGAAAGGGAAATGTTTCTTGAAGAGTTTGCTGAATGCAGGCAAGGCAGCTTGCTGGGGTTTGCTGTAATGGGAGGAGTATTCGGTGAAGGTATCGACTTGATTGGAGAGAGGTTGTCAGGAGTTGTCGTAGTAGGTGTAGGTTTGCCCCAGATATGCCTTGAAAGAGACATAATCCGAAATTATTTTGATGAGCAGAATGGACAGGGTTTTGAATATGCATATATATATCCGGGGATGAACAAGGTAATGCAGGCAGTCGGTAGGGTCATCAGAACTGAAGAGGATAAAGGGGCGGTTTTATTGATTGATGAACGGTTTTCCTATTCTGCCTACAGGGGATTATTTCCCACCGAATGGCATCCGGTAATTGAAGTGAAAGGTAATAAATCTTTGAAAGAAATTCTTGAGGATTTTTGGACGAACTGTTTAAGAGATTAGACTGGAAAACCAAGTAGAAAAATGATATTATTTTTAGTAAATTTCACTGTAGCGGAGCATTTTTTGAAATAATTGGCCTATAACCGGGAGAATTGGCGGGGAGATATATGAAAATACAGTATTTGCTTTACATGGTTTTATTTATAGGTATTTACGGGTTGCTGAACTACTATATCGGCCGTAGAGGCTGGCAGACTATAGGCAGCAGGTTTCCCAGAAGCTGGGCTAAGGGATATTGGATAATTTTCTGGATTGCGGCATTTTCATATGTTATAGCAATGGCAGGAGTACAATTTATACCCGGAACCGTGAGCGAGATTCTGGATATTATTGGTTCGTACTGGATGGCGGCGATTTTATACTTATTGCTGACAATAGCCGTTATAGATATAATACGTATATTGCTGAAGCTTTTCAAAAAGTTTCCATCAAACTTTAGCAATAATCCAAATATTGCTTTCTTAACAGGTATTCTGGTCATTTTTCTGGTAGCGGGCATACTTGCATATGGTACATGGAACTCAAGGAGAACACATATCAAGCATTATGACATAGATATTGCCAAAAAGGCGGACACCTTAAAACAACTGCATGTAGCCATGGTTTCCGATATACATCTCGGAAAGGTAGTAAATAAAAAACGTTTGGCAAAAATGGTTGAAGGCATTAACAGGCTTAACCCGGATATTATACTTATAGCCGGAGATATACTGGATAGCAGCTTAGAGCCTTTTGCAAACGAAAATATGGGAGAAGAATTCAAAAAGCTGAAATCAAAATATGGAGTATATGCTGCATTGGGTAATCACGATTATTTCAGCGGCAGTATGGAGGAAAAGGTCAGTTTGTTCAATGATGCCGGCATTAATGTTTTGAGAGACAATGCAGTGAAGATAGGTGAGACTTTTTATTTGGCAGGGCGTGAGGACAAGTCTTCTGTAAGAAGAAAACTTGGTGGAGAAAGGAAAAGCCTTGAATCCGTTTTGGGAAATGTAGACAAATCACTACCTGTTATACTGCTGGATCATCAGCCTGTCAACCTGAGTGAGGCTGTGGGCCAGGGGGTGGATTTACAGCTGTCTGGGCATACACACCAAGGACAGCTTTTCCCGATAGATCTTATAACAAACAAAGTGTTTGAAGTAGATTACGGATATCTCCGGAAAGAAAATACCCACTTCATTGTCACCAGTGGTTATGGTACATGGGGACCGCCTATCAGGGTCGGAATCTCTGGCGAGATTGTTGATATCACTATCAATTTTAAGTAAAAAAACAAGCATAATGCTTGTTTTTTTATATGCAGGAAGTTGAAAACAACCAAACATATGTTTGAAATCGTTTTTTAATATGGTATAATTATTTTGGACACATACTTAAGTTCGATAGGAGACATACCATGCTTGATTTTAAAGTTGTATCGGATTATAAGCCTTGCGGTGACCAGCCAAAGGCTATAAAAGAGCTTGCAAACGGAATAAATATGAGATTTAAGCACCAGACTCTGCTTGGTGTTACCGGATCTGGCAAGACTTTTACAGTGGCTAATGTAATTGAAAAGGTTCAGAAGCCTACGCTTGTGATTGCGCATAACAAAACTCTTGCAGCCCAGCTTTACAGTGAATTCAAGGAGTTTTTTCCAAATAACGCAGTAGAGTATTTTGTAAGCTACTATGACTATTATCAGCCTGAGGCTTATATACCCGCAACTGACACTTATATAGAAAAGGATTCATCAATAAATGATGAAATAGATGAGTTGAGGCATTCTGCAACAGCTGCGCTTTTTGAAAGAAGGGACGTAATTATAGTTGCAAGTGTATCATGTATATATGGTTTGGGTGATCCGACAGATTACACAGATCTGATGCTATCCTTAAGACCGGGTATGCAAAAGGACAGGGATGAGGTAATCAGAAAGCTGGTTGATATTCAATATGAAAGAAATGAGATAGAATTTAAAAGAGGAAAGTTCAGGGTCCGTGGAGATGTACTGGAGATATTTCCTGCTTCTTCGTCACAAAAAGTATTCCGTGTGGAGTTTTTCGGAGATGAAATAGAAAGAATTACCGAAGTGGATTCACTTACGGGAGAAGTTCTTGGTGTAAAGCCTCATATTGCTGTTTTCCCTGCATCGCATCATGCTACGAGCAGGGCAAAGATGGAGCGTGCCATTGTTACTATTGAGCAGGAACTGGAGTGGAGACTTGAGGAGCTTAAAATTCAAGGCAAGCTGCTTGAGGCACAGAGATTGGAACAGAGAACGCGGTATGATCTGGAAATGATGCAGGAAATCGGTTTCTGTCAGGGGATTGAGAATTACTCAAGGCATATCAGCGGTAGAGAGCCGGGGAGTGCACCTTTCACCCTGTTGGATTATTTCCCTGATGATTTTTTGCTGGTTATAGATGAGTCTCATGTATCGGTACCTCAGATAGGTGCGATGCACAACGGAGACCGTTCTAGGAAAGAATCACTTGTTGATTTCGGTTTCAGACTTCCTTCAGCATTTGATAACAGACCGCTTAAATTCTCCGAGTTTGAGGAAAGAATAAATCAGGTTGTATATGTCAGTGCAACGCCCGCTCAATATGAAAGGAATCACTCGGTTCAAATAGTTGAGCAGATAATACGTCCCACCGGTCTGATTGACCCTGAGGTGATTGTAAAGCCGGTTAAGGGGCAGATTGATGATCTGATCGGTGAAATAAGTGAGCGGGTCTCAAAAAGTGAGAGAGTACTGGTTACCACACTGACAAAGAAGATGGCGGAGGATTTAACAGACTATCTTAAAGAACTGGACTTTAAGGTTGAATACCTGCATTCAGATGTAAAAACGTTGGAAAGGGTAGAAATTATAAGAAATCTCCGGCTAGGAGTTTTTGATGTGCTTGTTGGTATAAATCTGCTGAGGGAAGGATTGGATATACCTGAAGTATCAATGGTTGCGATACTGGATGCAGACAAGGAAGGATTCCTGCGTTCGGAAACTTCCCTTATTCAGACGATAGGAAGAGCGGCAAGGAATATAGAAGGAAAGGTCATAATGTATGCAGACACTATGACTGACTCAATGAAGCGTGCGATAAGTGAAACAAACAGAAGAAGAGGGATTCAGCTTAAATACAACGAAGAACATGATATCGTGCCTAAATCCATACAGAAAGGCGTAAGGGATGTAATTGAATCAACAAAAGTTGCTGAGGACAGTGCCAAATACTCAATGCGGTCTGATGAGGATAATATGGCTGTTGGAGAGATCGAAGAGCTGATTGAAAGATTATCGGAAGAAATGCGGATAGCTGCTTCAGCTCTTCAATTCGAGAGAGCTGCAGAACTTAGAGATAAAATAAAACAACTAAAGGATAAGTTATAGTAGAAAAGTTATGGAAATAAATATTGATAAGAATAGCCCCATACCGGTAGGTATACAAATAAAAGAGCAACTTAAAATGCTAATAAATTCAGGGTTTTACAAACATGGAGACAAGCTTCCCTCGATAGCGTCATATGCAGCTTCCCTTGGTGTAAACAAAAATACTGTCGTTGCTGTTTTGAAGGATCTTGAAACTGAAGGCTATATTGAATGCTTCAGAGGGAAAGGAGCATTCATTAGCCT encodes the following:
- a CDS encoding metallophosphoesterase, with amino-acid sequence MKIQYLLYMVLFIGIYGLLNYYIGRRGWQTIGSRFPRSWAKGYWIIFWIAAFSYVIAMAGVQFIPGTVSEILDIIGSYWMAAILYLLLTIAVIDIIRILLKLFKKFPSNFSNNPNIAFLTGILVIFLVAGILAYGTWNSRRTHIKHYDIDIAKKADTLKQLHVAMVSDIHLGKVVNKKRLAKMVEGINRLNPDIILIAGDILDSSLEPFANENMGEEFKKLKSKYGVYAALGNHDYFSGSMEEKVSLFNDAGINVLRDNAVKIGETFYLAGREDKSSVRRKLGGERKSLESVLGNVDKSLPVILLDHQPVNLSEAVGQGVDLQLSGHTHQGQLFPIDLITNKVFEVDYGYLRKENTHFIVTSGYGTWGPPIRVGISGEIVDITINFK
- a CDS encoding ATP-dependent DNA helicase — its product is MHQASTYKISVRNLIEYAMKTGDAYAGYVSSFRMVEGIKAHTFISKSSTEEYLPEVPVSILIERDNILLEVSGRVDGIIKSEEEIVIDEIKSTTIELDEIEEDYNPMHWAQAKCYAYIYGFQNCMESLKVQITYYNIDSGSIKCFSKIIGIKELEYFFYELVDKYVLWLKTLHDWEEIRNESISKLEFPFETYRKGQRSLSAAVYRAIKEEGKLFAQAPTGIGKTMAAIFPSLKAMGQGYASKIFYLTAKTITRSVAEAAFERLRSKGLRLKTVTITAKEKICCNGVFSCKPENCEFIRGYYDRVNGAIQDIFVLDSFTRDTLSEYAHKHRICPFEFSLDISLWSDYIICDYNYAFDPGVYLKRYFMLGTGDYVFLVDEAHNLVDRAREMFSAYIGKKKVLDLKREVKGVKNLEKSIGAINDFLIGVRKKLECEDTRSIVKKEPDRDFYSVLKKFTVKADKYLSGSEPLHFRDKLLEFYLEAMSFLRIAEFFNERYVTYYERNTNDIILKLFCLDPSFLLNQAMKRAKASILFSATLSPMKYFAKILGGDEELDIKEEKPVSRIRLPSPFPRENLCIMMDPTTSTRYSTREFSYNKIALSLYTFSSSKPGNFLVYFPSYSYMNEVYVRFTGMNTGVGTICQKPDMTESEREMFLEEFAECRQGSLLGFAVMGGVFGEGIDLIGERLSGVVVVGVGLPQICLERDIIRNYFDEQNGQGFEYAYIYPGMNKVMQAVGRVIRTEEDKGAVLLIDERFSYSAYRGLFPTEWHPVIEVKGNKSLKEILEDFWTNCLRD
- the uvrB gene encoding excinuclease ABC subunit UvrB translates to MLDFKVVSDYKPCGDQPKAIKELANGINMRFKHQTLLGVTGSGKTFTVANVIEKVQKPTLVIAHNKTLAAQLYSEFKEFFPNNAVEYFVSYYDYYQPEAYIPATDTYIEKDSSINDEIDELRHSATAALFERRDVIIVASVSCIYGLGDPTDYTDLMLSLRPGMQKDRDEVIRKLVDIQYERNEIEFKRGKFRVRGDVLEIFPASSSQKVFRVEFFGDEIERITEVDSLTGEVLGVKPHIAVFPASHHATSRAKMERAIVTIEQELEWRLEELKIQGKLLEAQRLEQRTRYDLEMMQEIGFCQGIENYSRHISGREPGSAPFTLLDYFPDDFLLVIDESHVSVPQIGAMHNGDRSRKESLVDFGFRLPSAFDNRPLKFSEFEERINQVVYVSATPAQYERNHSVQIVEQIIRPTGLIDPEVIVKPVKGQIDDLIGEISERVSKSERVLVTTLTKKMAEDLTDYLKELDFKVEYLHSDVKTLERVEIIRNLRLGVFDVLVGINLLREGLDIPEVSMVAILDADKEGFLRSETSLIQTIGRAARNIEGKVIMYADTMTDSMKRAISETNRRRGIQLKYNEEHDIVPKSIQKGVRDVIESTKVAEDSAKYSMRSDEDNMAVGEIEELIERLSEEMRIAASALQFERAAELRDKIKQLKDKL